The Endozoicomonas montiporae CL-33 genome contains a region encoding:
- a CDS encoding cytochrome b yields METEKYPALMRLMHWLMAITILGLIGSGWFMASLDPEVATYKYDIYFWHKSFGVLAMLLIVARIAIRLSSKHPGITESLPSFDKALAKLAHLSLYLLMIAVPVSGMLMSEFGGKPIPFFGLLTLPEVIENNKEMAGTLHSIHIFIPYVLLGIIALHVLGVLKHRFMDSPEHDSLKKML; encoded by the coding sequence ATGGAGACTGAAAAATATCCTGCCTTGATGCGTCTCATGCACTGGCTCATGGCCATTACCATTCTGGGTCTGATTGGAAGTGGCTGGTTCATGGCAAGTCTGGATCCTGAAGTCGCAACCTACAAATACGATATCTACTTCTGGCACAAATCGTTTGGCGTATTGGCTATGCTGCTGATTGTTGCACGCATCGCCATTCGTCTTTCAAGCAAACATCCAGGCATTACTGAAAGCCTGCCTTCATTCGATAAAGCACTGGCAAAGCTTGCTCATCTGTCTTTGTACCTGTTAATGATCGCAGTACCCGTCAGCGGTATGCTTATGTCAGAATTTGGCGGCAAGCCCATTCCTTTCTTTGGATTGCTAACCCTGCCTGAAGTGATTGAAAACAATAAAGAGATGGCCGGCACTCTGCACAGCATTCACATTTTTATCCCTTACGTATTGCTGGGGATTATTGCTCTGCACGTTCTCGGGGTACTCAAGCATCGCTTTATGGATTCCCCTGAGCACGATTCTTTGAAGAAGATGCTTTAG
- the can gene encoding carbonate dehydratase, with protein MRRLQSLFDKNKQWSASVRQKEPDFFEKLSQQQAPEYLWIGCSDSRVPANQITDLLPGDLFVHRNVANQVIHSDLNCLSVIQYAVDYLNVKHIIVCGHYGCGGVVEATKNSKLGMIDNWLRHVQDVKHKHKKALDRIASDESLFNRMCELNVLEQVVNVCQTTVVRDAWDRGQELAVHSWIYGLNDGLLRDLGMCVTAPEELESLYSESVASIVDKIDC; from the coding sequence ATGCGTCGATTACAAAGCCTTTTTGACAAAAACAAACAGTGGTCAGCTTCCGTCCGCCAGAAAGAACCGGACTTTTTTGAAAAGCTTTCACAACAGCAGGCTCCCGAGTACCTGTGGATTGGTTGTTCTGACAGCCGAGTTCCTGCTAACCAGATCACCGACCTGCTGCCCGGCGACCTGTTTGTGCATCGCAATGTTGCAAACCAGGTGATTCACAGCGATCTGAACTGTCTGTCTGTTATTCAGTACGCAGTGGACTATCTGAACGTCAAGCACATTATTGTCTGTGGCCACTATGGCTGTGGCGGTGTTGTTGAAGCCACCAAGAACAGCAAGCTGGGCATGATCGACAACTGGTTACGTCACGTTCAGGATGTTAAGCACAAGCACAAGAAAGCGCTGGATCGCATTGCCAGTGACGAGAGTCTGTTCAACCGCATGTGTGAACTGAATGTTCTGGAGCAGGTCGTGAATGTGTGCCAGACCACCGTTGTTCGGGATGCCTGGGATCGCGGACAGGAACTCGCAGTACACAGCTGGATTTACGGCCTTAATGATGGTTTGCTCAGGGATCTCGGTATGTGCGTGACAGCCCCAGAGGAACTGGAATCACTGTACAGTGAATCTGTTGCTTCTATTGTTGATAAAATCGACTGTTGA
- the pyrF gene encoding orotidine-5'-phosphate decarboxylase, producing the protein MRFLDQVRAAVRKNNSLVCVGLDPLPEKFPAHIQELNQSIFEFNKYIIDATHDLVCAYKPQVAHYHARGAEDQLQMTIEYIKDNYPDIPVILDSKRGDIGSTADQYATEAFERYGADAVTINPYMGIDTVEPFTRYEEKGTILLCRTSNPGAGAIQNLKVGDQFLYEVIAETAMKDWNHHNNIMLVVGATNPDELKRIRAITGDMTFLVPGLGAQGGDVEATVKSGLNSQGEGIIVNSSRGIIYAGNDENFAEAARAAAIELRDQVNQYR; encoded by the coding sequence ATGCGTTTTCTGGATCAAGTCCGTGCTGCTGTTCGCAAAAACAACTCCCTCGTTTGCGTTGGCCTCGACCCTCTGCCTGAAAAATTCCCGGCTCATATTCAAGAGCTGAACCAGTCTATTTTCGAGTTCAACAAGTACATCATTGATGCCACGCACGATCTGGTCTGTGCCTACAAGCCTCAGGTGGCCCATTACCATGCCCGCGGAGCTGAAGACCAACTGCAGATGACCATTGAATACATCAAGGATAACTATCCCGATATTCCGGTCATTCTTGACTCTAAACGGGGCGATATCGGCAGTACTGCCGATCAGTACGCCACTGAAGCCTTTGAGCGCTATGGTGCCGACGCCGTCACCATTAACCCTTATATGGGTATTGATACCGTAGAGCCATTTACCCGCTACGAAGAGAAAGGCACCATTTTGCTGTGCCGCACTTCCAACCCGGGTGCAGGTGCTATTCAAAACCTGAAGGTAGGCGACCAGTTCCTTTACGAAGTGATCGCTGAAACCGCCATGAAAGACTGGAACCACCATAACAACATCATGCTGGTTGTCGGGGCTACTAACCCGGATGAATTGAAGCGTATCCGGGCAATCACCGGTGATATGACCTTCCTGGTGCCAGGTCTTGGCGCCCAGGGCGGTGACGTGGAAGCGACGGTTAAAAGCGGCCTGAACAGTCAGGGCGAAGGTATTATTGTTAACTCTTCCCGCGGCATTATTTACGCTGGTAATGATGAGAACTTCGCAGAAGCGGCTCGGGCAGCAGCCATTGAGCTGCGTGATCAGGTAAACCAGTACCGATAA
- a CDS encoding YbjN domain-containing protein, producing MHELLIPDVAQIEAWLRQAGYEFWMCDKCDGLHISALQQLDGILDSRLFIEPYGILFSTEMDLKLSSVMKLNAELGRFNASLPTMKLFMEIMDNGGALLVSSDALITTKGVTYDQFYDFLDMTVEAKKWLLNECHELQVIFQGETGPTAHQSEVTPSLH from the coding sequence ATGCATGAACTTTTAATACCGGACGTCGCACAGATTGAAGCCTGGCTGAGACAGGCCGGTTATGAGTTCTGGATGTGTGACAAATGCGATGGCCTGCATATTTCGGCTTTGCAGCAGCTGGATGGTATTCTGGACAGTCGCCTGTTTATCGAACCTTATGGCATTTTGTTCAGTACGGAAATGGATTTGAAGCTGTCTTCGGTCATGAAGCTGAATGCAGAGCTGGGGCGGTTTAATGCTTCGTTGCCCACCATGAAACTGTTTATGGAAATCATGGATAACGGCGGCGCACTGTTGGTGTCCAGTGATGCCCTGATTACCACCAAAGGTGTCACCTACGACCAGTTTTACGATTTTCTGGATATGACCGTGGAAGCTAAGAAGTGGCTTTTAAACGAATGTCATGAACTGCAGGTGATTTTTCAGGGAGAGACGGGGCCAACGGCACATCAGTCAGAGGTGACCCCTTCACTGCACTGA
- a CDS encoding DMT family transporter: MNPVLLFSLCSLIWGSTWFAITFQLGVSSLWSVFYRFLLASVLLASYCCLRTGFPRFSMAQHLRLFFQGACLCGISYWLVYESERYISSGLTAVLSTSVLYFNVIIRRLWLAKPVEAKVVTGGVLGSFGVLLVMLPELTVQSVFDASGKGIVQALIASLVLSIGCVACERNEEDNLPMLPSITLNMLYGSLTVALIALAQGIKPEFSVSSEYICSLIYLAVFGSVGALSSYIVLIRKIGADRAAFIDVVFPVVALCLSSLVEGYEWSLTALSGVAFIAVGNTIALKPKKVELPARVSENQG, encoded by the coding sequence ATGAATCCTGTTTTGTTGTTTTCACTTTGTTCCCTGATCTGGGGGTCAACCTGGTTTGCCATTACCTTTCAGTTAGGGGTTAGCAGTCTATGGTCGGTGTTTTACCGCTTTCTTCTGGCGTCCGTTTTGCTGGCGTCTTACTGCTGCCTGCGAACCGGCTTTCCACGTTTCAGCATGGCCCAGCATTTACGTCTGTTCTTTCAGGGGGCTTGCCTGTGTGGCATATCATACTGGCTGGTGTATGAGAGTGAACGATACATCAGCAGCGGGCTGACGGCCGTGTTGAGCACCAGTGTCTTGTACTTCAATGTCATCATCCGGCGTTTATGGCTGGCGAAGCCCGTTGAGGCAAAAGTGGTGACAGGTGGTGTTCTGGGCAGTTTTGGAGTGTTACTGGTGATGCTACCTGAGCTGACTGTTCAATCGGTATTTGATGCTTCCGGCAAAGGTATAGTGCAAGCACTTATAGCCTCTCTGGTACTGTCGATTGGCTGTGTTGCCTGCGAACGCAACGAAGAAGATAACCTGCCGATGTTGCCATCCATTACGCTGAACATGCTGTATGGTTCTCTGACCGTGGCGCTCATTGCACTGGCTCAGGGCATTAAGCCGGAATTCAGTGTTTCTTCAGAGTATATCTGCTCGCTGATTTATCTTGCCGTCTTTGGCTCAGTCGGTGCCCTGTCATCTTACATTGTGCTGATTCGCAAAATCGGTGCGGATCGGGCTGCTTTTATAGATGTGGTTTTTCCGGTGGTCGCTCTTTGCCTGTCTTCGCTGGTGGAAGGTTATGAGTGGAGTTTGACAGCTTTGTCCGGCGTTGCCTTTATAGCGGTGGGCAATACGATTGCGTTGAAGCCAAAGAAAGTGGAACTGCCAGCCAGAGTGTCTGAAAATCAGGGCTAA
- a CDS encoding nucleoside deaminase: protein MSEHSRYISRTVELANRAMESGNHPFGALLVHNGKVLLEAENTIISENDATRHAELNLVSHASHQLAPDILRECTLYTSTEPCAMCAGAIYWAGIRKVVYGGSAEVLSQIAGPGIGISGQEVFSTCHQSVELIGPVAEELCSEVHLRYWPHPS from the coding sequence ATGAGTGAGCACAGCCGCTATATTTCCCGAACTGTCGAGCTGGCAAACCGCGCAATGGAGTCAGGCAATCACCCTTTTGGAGCCTTGCTGGTGCATAATGGCAAGGTGTTGTTAGAGGCAGAAAATACCATCATTTCTGAAAATGATGCGACCCGGCATGCGGAGCTGAATCTGGTCAGCCATGCCAGCCATCAGTTGGCTCCGGACATTTTGCGCGAATGCACGCTTTATACCAGCACTGAGCCTTGCGCCATGTGTGCCGGAGCTATTTACTGGGCAGGTATTCGAAAAGTGGTTTATGGTGGCAGTGCTGAAGTGTTAAGTCAGATCGCCGGGCCGGGCATTGGTATTTCCGGGCAGGAAGTCTTTTCGACCTGCCATCAGTCTGTAGAGTTGATTGGTCCAGTGGCTGAAGAATTGTGCAGTGAAGTGCATTTACGTTACTGGCCCCACCCTTCCTAA
- a CDS encoding amino acid ABC transporter permease: MKPVAFRFKASITLLTILLNGCSSDYEWGWHVLSPQTETGRINLGFLMDGFLFTLGISLMAFVLAMLVGLLIALPGLSTLKGLRLINRFYVETLRSIPVLVMILWIYYGLPIVTGIELPAFAAAVVALALCESAFHAEIFRGGIQAVNPGQFEAADSLGLSYVRKMQLIVLPQAIRNMLPPLANQFVYMLKMSSLASVIGVQELTRRANELQVSEYRAMEIYSFLVLEYLLLVLLFSFLARKLERRMQKSS, from the coding sequence TTGAAGCCAGTAGCCTTTCGGTTCAAAGCAAGCATAACTCTTCTGACCATTCTGCTGAACGGTTGCAGCAGTGATTACGAGTGGGGCTGGCATGTCCTGTCCCCGCAAACGGAGACGGGAAGGATCAATCTTGGCTTCCTGATGGATGGATTTCTTTTCACCCTTGGTATCAGCCTGATGGCGTTTGTGCTTGCCATGCTGGTCGGGCTGTTGATTGCACTGCCGGGACTTTCGACTCTGAAAGGTTTGCGGTTAATTAACCGCTTCTATGTTGAAACTCTGCGTTCTATTCCGGTTCTGGTGATGATTCTGTGGATCTACTATGGGCTGCCCATTGTAACGGGCATTGAGTTACCTGCCTTTGCGGCAGCTGTGGTGGCCCTTGCTCTGTGTGAAAGTGCCTTTCATGCCGAAATTTTCCGGGGCGGAATACAGGCCGTCAACCCGGGGCAGTTTGAAGCAGCTGATAGTCTTGGGCTGTCGTATGTCAGAAAAATGCAGCTGATCGTTCTGCCTCAGGCTATTCGCAACATGCTGCCACCTTTGGCAAACCAGTTCGTCTATATGCTGAAAATGTCTTCTCTGGCATCAGTCATCGGTGTTCAGGAGCTAACCCGACGTGCCAATGAGCTTCAGGTTTCGGAATATCGAGCCATGGAAATCTATTCGTTTCTGGTGCTGGAGTATCTGCTGCTGGTATTACTTTTCTCGTTTCTTGCCAGAAAGCTGGAAAGACGTATGCAGAAATCCAGCTGA
- a CDS encoding transporter substrate-binding domain-containing protein — MFKGKKTSRLAAFSAFLVLTSALWTGMTHASSKLQSILKSGELRVGTTGDWDPMTVRNPATNQYQGFDIDLARELAKDMGVELKLVPADWKTLVNGLKANKYDMTTSASKNMKRATVAGFSDSYFSVGTVPVTQKKYLDKYRHWSDINQSGVRVAVTLGTVFEQEAREYFPDATIRTVEAPARDFQELLSGRSEVAVTSNLEARKLVAKYPNLAIVPVSKPRKAKQLSIMLPQDDQVWINYINHWIEMKETQGFFDQLEDKWMQ; from the coding sequence ATGTTCAAGGGAAAAAAGACATCTCGACTGGCAGCATTTTCTGCTTTTCTGGTTCTGACATCAGCACTGTGGACGGGGATGACCCATGCCAGCTCCAAGCTCCAGTCCATTCTCAAGAGTGGTGAGTTACGGGTGGGAACCACCGGTGACTGGGATCCGATGACGGTAAGAAATCCGGCAACAAACCAGTATCAGGGCTTTGATATTGATCTGGCCAGAGAGCTGGCAAAGGATATGGGCGTAGAGCTTAAGCTGGTTCCTGCTGACTGGAAAACGCTGGTTAATGGTCTTAAGGCCAATAAATACGATATGACCACCAGTGCTTCTAAAAATATGAAGCGTGCGACAGTCGCTGGCTTTTCAGACAGTTACTTTTCTGTGGGGACTGTGCCGGTTACGCAAAAAAAGTATTTGGATAAATACCGGCATTGGAGTGACATCAATCAATCCGGTGTCCGGGTAGCAGTGACTCTGGGTACGGTGTTTGAACAGGAAGCCAGAGAATACTTTCCCGATGCAACCATTCGCACCGTTGAAGCGCCTGCCAGAGACTTTCAGGAGTTACTGTCTGGTCGTTCCGAAGTGGCAGTGACTTCCAATCTGGAAGCCAGAAAGCTGGTGGCGAAATATCCTAACCTTGCCATTGTGCCGGTCAGCAAGCCCCGTAAGGCCAAACAACTCTCCATTATGTTGCCTCAGGATGATCAGGTCTGGATCAACTACATCAATCACTGGATTGAAATGAAAGAGACGCAGGGATTTTTTGATCAGCTGGAAGATAAGTGGATGCAGTAA
- a CDS encoding transposase, whose protein sequence is MDLDVEWPQLSQRTFRLVVRWNGQRECWVFIVTNLSRDNFSLEQVFLGYRLRWQIELIFKEVKSYAGWHRFNTKFATLVISLVLLSFILATLKRYLAHATEADMDAEISTHKVAKCGTHLFGNVMKSLMKKSRCLSRDLKNLISFWEKSAKREHPARDRQTGRSVLELVSGGAA, encoded by the coding sequence ATGGATCTTGATGTGGAGTGGCCTCAGCTAAGTCAGCGAACCTTTCGCCTTGTTGTGCGCTGGAATGGCCAGAGAGAGTGTTGGGTATTTATTGTCACCAATTTAAGCAGAGATAATTTCAGTTTGGAGCAAGTCTTCTTGGGCTATCGCCTGAGATGGCAGATTGAACTGATATTCAAGGAAGTTAAATCATACGCAGGCTGGCACCGGTTCAATACTAAATTTGCCACTCTGGTTATCAGTCTGGTATTACTGTCGTTTATTTTAGCAACACTGAAGCGATATTTGGCTCATGCAACGGAAGCCGATATGGATGCTGAAATATCGACCCATAAAGTGGCGAAATGTGGCACTCATCTTTTTGGAAATGTCATGAAATCGCTAATGAAAAAAAGCCGGTGCTTGTCTCGTGACCTGAAAAACCTGATTTCATTCTGGGAGAAGAGCGCAAAGCGTGAACACCCGGCCAGAGATAGGCAAACCGGGCGTTCTGTATTAGAGTTGGTCTCAGGCGGTGCTGCTTAA